A single Bacillus sp. OxB-1 DNA region contains:
- a CDS encoding flavin monoamine oxidase family protein, producing the protein MSVENYDVIIIGAGFAGVTAARELSQKGYQILVLEARDRLGGRTWVDHQLGRNLEMGGTWVHWFQPHVWAEISRYGLEVVPSPEPEKAYWVADGKRHEGTVEELFGMLDDANNQLLADARKYFPLPYEPLTSEKLNEVDHLTVAEKINSLGLNDDIKELMHSMWALNFNGPTNKAGLTQAMRWAALSDYNWQLMMEICASYKIEKGTRALIEGIMSDAKADVVYSEEVSLVEKTASGFVVSTKGGRQFNGQSVITTLPLNVLNSIEFSPALSTIKCAAAEEGQTSRGIKFWARVKNMNTPFIAFAPEDYPINYTQLEYTEDQDGILVGFGPDASKLDPTNKLEVEQALRKILPDVNVVESTGHDWVSDPLSGETWPMQCNNQLTTYLSELQKPEDGLFLAGSDYANGWAGFVDGAIESAFTASRKVEQYLGEKVRETAVIQ; encoded by the coding sequence ATGTCGGTCGAAAACTATGACGTTATTATTATTGGAGCAGGTTTTGCAGGCGTTACCGCAGCCCGGGAGTTGAGCCAAAAAGGCTATCAAATCCTTGTGTTAGAGGCCAGAGATCGTCTAGGGGGACGAACATGGGTGGATCACCAATTGGGCAGAAACCTGGAAATGGGCGGGACATGGGTTCATTGGTTCCAGCCCCATGTATGGGCTGAAATTTCAAGATATGGATTAGAGGTAGTTCCATCTCCTGAGCCGGAGAAGGCCTACTGGGTTGCAGACGGCAAACGGCATGAGGGGACAGTCGAGGAATTGTTTGGAATGTTAGATGATGCAAACAATCAATTGTTAGCGGATGCACGCAAATACTTCCCCCTTCCATATGAGCCACTGACTTCTGAAAAATTGAACGAGGTAGATCATCTGACTGTAGCCGAAAAAATTAATAGCCTCGGGTTAAATGATGACATAAAGGAATTAATGCACAGCATGTGGGCCCTGAACTTTAATGGGCCGACTAATAAAGCCGGGCTCACCCAGGCTATGCGTTGGGCTGCATTATCGGATTATAACTGGCAATTGATGATGGAGATTTGTGCCAGCTATAAAATCGAAAAAGGTACAAGGGCATTGATAGAGGGGATCATGAGCGATGCGAAAGCGGATGTTGTTTATTCAGAGGAAGTTTCTTTAGTAGAAAAGACTGCAAGCGGATTCGTTGTTTCGACGAAAGGTGGGCGGCAGTTCAATGGCCAGTCGGTTATCACCACGCTGCCATTGAATGTCTTAAATAGTATAGAGTTTAGTCCGGCATTATCGACAATAAAGTGTGCTGCTGCCGAGGAAGGACAGACAAGCAGAGGGATCAAGTTTTGGGCGAGAGTAAAGAACATGAATACCCCTTTTATTGCGTTTGCTCCTGAGGATTACCCTATTAATTATACTCAATTGGAGTATACAGAAGATCAGGATGGAATATTGGTAGGATTTGGCCCAGATGCAAGTAAACTAGACCCTACAAATAAGTTAGAGGTGGAGCAAGCTCTTCGCAAAATCCTCCCCGATGTAAACGTGGTCGAATCAACCGGCCACGATTGGGTGAGCGATCCGCTTTCCGGGGAAACTTGGCCCATGCAGTGTAATAATCAATTGACAACCTATTTATCAGAATTACAAAAACCTGAGGACGGATTGTTCCTAGCTGGTTCTGACTATGCAAACGGTTGGGCTGGCTTTGTAGATGGCGCAATTGAAAGCGCATTCACTGCTTCGAGGAAAGTTGAACAATATTTAGGAGAAAAAGTTCGCGAGACAGCTGTAATCCAATGA
- a CDS encoding cupin domain-containing protein, protein MLNVNKVDFYELVEGREKWEPFTVEGNEIGQVSWLRQTQNESGVLFAGLWKHQPEEHPNGMPYKVEGNETFYVVKGEAEIETETGEKIAMKEGSSYSFTDGFSGVWRTHKSFVKFFIVS, encoded by the coding sequence ATGCTGAATGTAAACAAAGTCGATTTTTATGAGTTGGTTGAGGGGCGGGAGAAATGGGAGCCGTTTACAGTCGAAGGAAATGAAATAGGACAGGTTAGTTGGCTTCGACAAACTCAAAATGAAAGTGGGGTCCTCTTTGCGGGATTATGGAAACACCAGCCTGAAGAACATCCAAATGGAATGCCATATAAGGTGGAAGGCAACGAGACGTTTTATGTTGTAAAAGGGGAGGCGGAAATTGAAACAGAAACAGGAGAGAAAATTGCGATGAAAGAAGGGAGTTCTTATTCTTTTACGGATGGATTTTCAGGAGTTTGGCGAACACATAAATCCTTCGTCAAGTTTTTCATCGTAAGCTAG
- a CDS encoding DMT family transporter, whose protein sequence is MSKGVLLIVLSMGLIGASIPIGESMMMTFPVWLFTCVTVTIAAVILIPIATISEKTKWTKLGFKNYYGMFMQALLTASLYTVFLLYGLTHADAISVGIISSITPAVVFILSLILLKEKLTLKKVLSILLAVAAVLLMNIVGVSADGSTSVIGITFMLLAVLSISLFFIYAKKFSVELPPITIAAGLTFFGALQTLPMALIELSSFDMSLFASVSNWGGIIIYSLLGWVLAYSTTFLAMPKIDASTAGMANAVMPIVASAVAILFYGASIRAVEIIALILVVISILIAESRDKKTIDEVEPQDYYKQPSV, encoded by the coding sequence ATGAGTAAGGGAGTGCTATTAATTGTTCTATCAATGGGGTTGATCGGTGCGAGCATCCCAATCGGGGAATCAATGATGATGACTTTTCCTGTATGGTTATTTACATGCGTAACCGTTACGATTGCTGCCGTTATTCTAATTCCTATTGCAACAATTAGTGAAAAAACAAAGTGGACCAAGCTTGGCTTTAAAAATTACTATGGAATGTTCATGCAGGCATTGTTAACAGCCTCATTGTATACAGTGTTTTTACTTTATGGACTTACCCATGCAGATGCGATTTCAGTAGGGATTATTAGTAGTATAACGCCGGCTGTCGTATTTATTTTGTCTTTGATTTTATTAAAAGAAAAGCTTACTTTGAAAAAAGTCTTATCCATTCTTTTAGCGGTTGCGGCAGTTTTACTGATGAATATTGTTGGAGTTTCAGCTGATGGCTCCACTAGTGTCATAGGGATCACATTTATGTTATTAGCCGTCCTTTCCATATCCCTCTTCTTCATTTATGCTAAAAAATTTTCTGTGGAATTACCACCGATTACCATTGCTGCGGGTTTAACTTTCTTTGGCGCTTTGCAAACGTTGCCGATGGCTTTAATTGAATTGAGTTCATTTGATATGTCATTGTTCGCAAGTGTTTCGAATTGGGGTGGAATTATAATTTATAGCTTACTAGGTTGGGTTCTTGCCTATTCGACAACATTTCTTGCCATGCCAAAAATTGATGCAAGTACGGCAGGGATGGCGAATGCCGTCATGCCAATCGTAGCCTCCGCGGTGGCCATTCTTTTTTATGGTGCCTCCATCCGAGCAGTTGAAATTATTGCTTTGATTTTAGTAGTTATCTCTATCTTAATCGCAGAATCTCGGGACAAGAAAACGATCGATGAAGTAGAGCCTCAAGATTATTATAAACAACCATCCGTCTGA